The sequence TCCGGCATTATAATTGCCTTTATAAATCATCGGAACAATAACATCCAGATATTTGCTCATGGTTTCAAAATCCTGACCGTAATATTTCTTCATCGAATAGGGTTCGGGCATTACTGCAGCAGACACAACCAAATCCGGATTTATTAAATGAATTGCTTCAGAAGCCGTTTTTGTAAAGTGATTGACTGCCTTTACCCCGTTGGAATATTTGTATGCGTTTCCGGGATATCTTATATAGTCGAAATGGATTCCCCCAACGCCAGTCATATTTGCATATTTTTTGGCAAGACCGACTTTTGAGTTAATTAAATCATAATTAATCTTGCCGTTTTTAACCGGATTAACCCATTTCCGTTGTAGAATACCTGCATCCAAATGTGAACCTTGATTTTATGGCTATTTGCTTTTGAGATAAATTTTTCAACATAGTCCCTGCCGTAATTGTCAACGGCCTTTGAGTTAAGGAAAATGTGTTTTGTTCCAAGCTTTTGAAGGGAATTGAAATTTACCTTAGCCATATCACTTCCCCACAGCCAGATTCCATTGTTTCTAGCCTGAACAGGTTTTATTTTAATGGTGAAATCTTTTGAAGCTTTTTTATAGTAAGAAGTCGGAGCTGAATAAAGAGATAATTTATAAACTCCCTTATTCAGGTTTAGATCCAATGCAGCAATTCCCTTAGAATCAGTATAACAGACATGCTTTTTCTTATTTAATGTGAATATCACCTTACTGTTTTTAAGAGCATCCCCTCTTGCATCCACCAGTTTTATCTTAAATGGAGCAGGAGTTTTATGCCTGTAAATTAATGAATTGGCCTTGATGATTTTTTTAGGCATTCCCTTAACTACGTAAACCTTGGATTTGCCCTGGCATTTATTGATATTTTTTTCACCCCAATAGACGAATTTAATGGCGTAAGTGCCTTTTCTAAGACCAATATCAAGGCCCGCCACCCCTTTTGAGTCGGTTTTTCTAACATAGGACACGCCATGGATTGTGAATTTTACATTGCGGTTAGCCAGAGGAATTCCGTCAACACTCAGCGTTACCTTATATCTGTTTTTGACTCCAACATATGCCTTGTAAGTTGAATATTTGAATTTGGAAGCCTTGGTTGTAATTATGATAATTTTGGATGAGGATTTAACTGGATTAAATCCTGTTTCATTAAATATGCAGCTGACGGTATATGAGGCTTTTGCAAAATTCAATGCAAGTGCCGCGTTGCCTTTATAATCTGTTTTTGACTTGATTATTTTGCTGCCCACCTTAAAATAAACTGCTTTGTTTGGCAGGGCAGTTTTATTCTCATCTTTTAAATTAACAACAAACTTAGAACCCTTGAAATAATTTTTATTGGCGTTCTTAGAAAATGAAGCGTTCTTAAAAGGCAAATCATCAATTGAACTTTCATTGACCTCATCTGATGGCGAAACGTCCGCATCAGTACCGTTTGTTTGAGTTTCGTTACCTGCACTGACACAGGACATTGTCAAAAGGACGGTTAAAAAAATTAAGATAAAAGTCAGCCATTTAAGATTGGATTTCATCTGAAATTTCACCCTGTTCATCTTCACTAAACAACTGATTCAGCATCCATCCTGCATCATATTCCATGATATCGTCATATCCCTGACCCATACCTAAAAACATGATAGGTTTTTTGATTACATAACCAATTGAAAGTGAAGCTCCCCCTTTACTGTCTGCATCAGCCTTAGTCAGGATTACCCCGTCAATATCAATAGCTTCGTTGAATTTTTTAGACTGCTCTGTTGCGTCATTGCCTGTTAGCGCATCTCCAACAAATATTACAAGATCAGGTTTGGAAACTCTTTTAA comes from Methanobrevibacter sp. and encodes:
- a CDS encoding putative glycoside hydrolase, coding for MDAGILQRKWVNPVKNGKINYDLINSKVGLAKKYANMTGVGGIHFDYIRYPGNAYKYSNGVKAVNHFTKTASEAIHLINPDLVVSAAVMPEPYSMKKYYGQDFETMSKYLDVIVPMIYKGNYNAGTSWIQKTTHTFIKKSVHAEIWAGIQTYKSDSNPVKLSSADLMNDADAAAMGGACGVMLFRYGLMNSINFNHV